The following are encoded together in the Deltaproteobacteria bacterium genome:
- a CDS encoding NnrU family protein, with protein sequence MANLLIASLFFIFIHLFISGTALRKILLNMMGGTAFKAAFALLSLIGVVWMSVAYGRAPHMELWGDLPAIKPVTAFAMFIAFLFVVAGVSTASPTAIGGEMLLTGEEPARGILRVTRHPVMWGTSLWGLVHLMANGDGASLIFFGSLLFLSLMGPLLIDRKRMKLSKRRWDRFAAKTSSFPFIAILQKRNRLKLKEIGLGRFVGGMVVFSLFLYFHAMLFGVPAI encoded by the coding sequence ATGGCTAATCTTCTTATAGCGTCACTTTTTTTTATTTTCATTCATCTTTTTATTTCAGGCACAGCTCTTCGTAAAATACTCCTTAATATGATGGGTGGGACAGCCTTTAAGGCGGCTTTCGCCCTTTTATCCCTCATAGGCGTTGTCTGGATGTCCGTGGCCTATGGCAGAGCGCCACATATGGAACTCTGGGGAGATCTGCCGGCAATAAAACCTGTCACCGCCTTTGCCATGTTTATTGCCTTCCTCTTTGTCGTTGCAGGTGTGTCGACTGCCAGTCCTACAGCTATCGGCGGGGAAATGCTTCTCACAGGGGAGGAGCCTGCAAGAGGCATATTGAGGGTTACCCGGCATCCTGTTATGTGGGGAACGTCACTCTGGGGGCTTGTTCATTTAATGGCCAATGGTGACGGGGCGTCACTCATCTTTTTCGGCTCCCTTCTCTTTCTTTCCCTAATGGGCCCACTGCTTATAGACCGCAAAAGAATGAAGCTCTCCAAAAGGCGATGGGACCGTTTTGCAGCGAAAACGTCGAGTTTCCCCTTTATAGCGATTCTTCAGAAAAGAAACAGGCTTAAACTGAAAGAGATAGGTTTAGGCCGCTTTGTGGGTGGAATGGTGGTTTTTAGTCTTTTTCTTTATTTCCATGCTATGCTCTTTGGCGTTCCGGCTATTTAG
- a CDS encoding TIGR04283 family arsenosugar biosynthesis glycosyltransferase: MEKNTNNSPLISVVIPALNEEGSIEATLEAAKNAATVEVIVADGGSSDNTAEICRSCGVRVINSPPGRGPQMNAGAKASKGDIILFLHADTLLPSGYDGTVRAALIDKNTVGGTFSFALSRSSRVFSLITFMVNLRSKLMGLPYGDQAIFVRRSEFEKLGGFNPVPIMEDVAFIRALKKLGKIKIVDDAVITSSRRWEKEGWLKTTVRNQVLLYLYLLGVSPERLYRFYKAVR; encoded by the coding sequence ATGGAAAAAAATACCAACAATTCGCCCCTCATCAGTGTCGTCATACCTGCATTAAATGAAGAGGGTTCAATTGAGGCGACACTTGAAGCTGCAAAGAATGCAGCAACTGTTGAAGTCATTGTTGCAGATGGAGGAAGTTCGGACAATACTGCGGAAATCTGCCGGAGCTGTGGTGTAAGGGTCATAAATTCACCACCCGGGAGGGGTCCTCAAATGAATGCAGGCGCAAAAGCATCAAAGGGAGATATTATTCTCTTCCTCCATGCAGACACCCTTTTGCCTTCAGGGTACGATGGTACAGTGAGAGCGGCTTTAATTGACAAAAATACTGTGGGAGGTACCTTTTCCTTTGCCCTTTCCCGTTCATCCCGGGTTTTCTCCCTCATCACTTTTATGGTCAATTTAAGGTCAAAGTTGATGGGCCTCCCCTATGGCGATCAGGCCATATTTGTCAGGCGAAGCGAATTTGAAAAACTGGGTGGCTTTAACCCTGTCCCCATTATGGAAGATGTAGCTTTTATCAGGGCTTTAAAAAAACTTGGAAAAATTAAAATCGTCGACGACGCCGTTATTACCTCATCAAGGAGGTGGGAAAAAGAGGGCTGGTTAAAGACAACGGTGAGAAACCAGGTACTGCTATATCTCTATCTTCTCGGCGTTTCTCCCGAAAGGCTATACCGCTTTTATAAGGCGGTAAGATAA